The sequence TGCCTGTACTACTTATGGGGTGGCTTGGTCTTCCTCGTCCCCTTCCAAGAGAAGTTGTTGAAAGGCCACGTAGAGATCCTGTTCTTCGCTCGTGGCGGGGCGGCGGCGCTGTTGGTTCGGCCGGAGTTCCTGGGGTTTGCCTTGTGCTTGTAAGCCGGTTGGGTTGCGGTTGGTCCGGTTTTGCAGGGCCTGAAGTTGCTCCCGTTGGGCGGCTTGGCGCTTCCGTTCTTGATCGGTTTCGCTCTGGCGCAGGCGATCCATCAGATGGGGCGGAACGGTGCCGTCCTCGCTGGCCTTCATCAACTCGCCAAAGAGAGCTTGGGGATTCGTCTCGGTTTCAACGCGATGGCGTTTGCCGGATGAGCCCTTCGGCTCGCTGCTGCTCTCTGGTTTGGGTAGGGGCTTGGGGAGCGATCGCCCCAGTTCTTGGAGGCGCTCCAGGCTGCGGGCGTCGAAGCTCATGGCGGGCCGGCCTCAGCTGCACTCAAGGGTGTCTTTGGTGGCGCGACCGGTGATGGGGTTCGTGCCACTGGCGCTGGCGCAGAGGGTTTTCAGCACGTCGCCGCGGAAGGGAACGTTGGTGAAGTCCGCCCCTTCAATCAGGACATCTTTAAACCGTGTGTTGAAGGCAAAAGCGTTTTCCAGCACCGCGTTGCGTAGGTCCGTTCCATCGAGGACGGCCGAATCGAGGGTGGCGTCACTGAGGTCGGCGCCGGCGAGGTTGGCGTCCTGCAGCTTGGCGCCATAGAGGCTGGCGCCGCGCAGGTCGGCCCCTTGGAAATCAGCTTCCCGCAGGTTCGTCAGATTGAAGGTGGCGCCGTGCAGGTCAACTCCGGCGAAGTCATGGCCGATCAGCACTTGCTTGGCGTAGTCCATGGCCGCCTGCACCGGTTGGGCAGGCAGAACTGCAGCACTGATCAGCAGAGCCAACAGCGCGGGGCAGAGCAGTGACCGGAAGAAGCGACGCATGGTGGAGAGCCGGTATCGAGCAACCCTAGGCAGGGTGCCTTGATGCAGACGGTTTGGGGTTGCGGTGAACGGCCCAGTCCGTCGCTGGGCAGTGATGGAGCGCAAGGGCCGGAGGTCGGGGAAGCCTCAAGAGCAGTGCAGACTGCGGCCGATGCCATGGGACGCTCCGCTTCTCAAAGGCGAGGGGATTGGGCTGAACAGCGGGCCCTGCGTCTGCTGCAGGCTGCGGGTTGGACTCTGCTGGAGCAGCGCTGGAGCTGCCGTTGGGGTGAATTGGACTTACTCCTCCACAAACCTCAGCGCCTGCTGTTGGTGGAGGTCAAGGGGCGAGCCTGTCGAGGGCGGGATGGCTGGGGGGTGGCTGCCCTGAAGGGCGCCAAGCGGCGGCGGCTTGAAACGACCTTGAACCTGTGGTTGCAGCTGCATCCCGCGTATCAGGACTGCCGCTGGGAATGGATCTGTGCATTGGTTCCGCTTCCCCCCAGTCGTGTGCCCGTTCGTTGGATGCCTTGGCTTTGATCGGGCCGGGCTTGGAGCAATGTGGAGGGAGGCCTGCACCCCAACTGATGTCCTTCGCGGCCCATCGCGCCCGCAAACGCTTTGGCCAGCACTGGTTGAAGGACCAGTCCGTGCTCGATCAGATCCTCAATGCCTCTGAGTTGACCTCCGCTGACACGGTGCTTGAGGTCGGACCCGGCCGTGGAGCACTGACTGAGCGGCTGTTGGAGTCCTCCGCCAGCGGGGTTCGTGCCGTTGAGCTGGATCGTGATTTGGTGGCTGGGCTGCAGGAGCGCTTTGGAGCCAACCCCCGCTTTGCTCTGACCGAAGGGGATGTGCTGGCCGTCGAATTACCCGAGGCCACAGCCGTGGTCGCCAACATCCCGTACAACATCACAGGCCCCCTGTTGGAGCGCCTGGTTGGTCGCCTCGATAACCCGGTGGCCCGGCCCTATCGCCGCTTGGTTCTGTTGGTGCAGCAGGAGGTGGGTGAGCGCATCCGGGCGCGTCCCGGTAGCAGTGCCTTCTCGGCGCTGAGTGTGCGCATGCAGTTGTTGGCGCACTGCAACACGGTCTGCCCGGTGCCCCCCCGCTGCTTTCAACCGCCGCCGAAGGTGATGAGTGAGGTGGTGGCGCTCGACCCCCTGCCGGTGGAGCAACGGTTGGATCCTGCTCTGGCCAAAACGGTGGAGATGCTCCTGCGGCGCTGCTTTGCCGCCCGTCGCAAGATGCTCCGCAACACCCTCTCCGGACTGGTGGAAGCCGAGCAGTTGCAGGGTCTGACGGATGAAGCCGAGATTGAATTGCAGCAGCGTCCTCAGGAGGTGTCGCCAGAGCGTTGGGTGCGCCTGGCGGCGGGCTTGAATCGGCTGATCTCCTAACTCACGCAACCTCGCCATGGCAGAGCTGCAGGTCAGCACCCCCGCCAAGATCAACCTGCATCTCGAGGTGCTGGGCCTGCGCCCCGACGGCTTTCACGAGCTGGCGATGGTGATGCAGACCTTGGATTTGGCGGACAACCTCAGCCTTCGTCCCACGGCTGATGGGGCGGTGACCCTGCGCTGCGACCGAGCGGACCTTCCGACCGACGGCAACAACCTCATTGTCAAGGCGGCGGAGCTGATCAAACAGCGGGTTGGCTTACCGGAGCTGGGCGTCGCCATGGAGCTGACCAAGCGCATTCCGATTGGTGCTGGTCTGGCCGGAGGCTCGAGCAACGGTGCGGCGGCCCTGGTGGGGCTGAACACCCTTTGGGGCTGTGGCTTCAGCAGCGCGCAGCTCTCAGCCATGGCCGCTGAGCTCGGTTCGGACATGCCGTTCTGTATCGATGGTGGAACCCAGCTCTGCTTTGGACGGGGAGAGGTCCTGGAATCCGCTGGCCTGGCCAAGCCCCCCTCCCTGGGGGTGCTCTTGATCAAGCATCCCGACTCGAGCGTCTCAACCCCCTGGGCCTACAAGCAGTGCCGCGAGCAATTCGGGGCGAGCTATCTCTCAGGTGAGGCGGAGTTTGAGCAGCGCCGCCGGGCCCTGCGTCAGGCACCCCTGCTGACGGGATTGAGCGGCGAAGGTCCGCTTCAAGAGATTCGCAACGATCTTCAGAAGGTGGTGGAGCCTGAGGTGGCCAGCGTGCGTGAGGGTCTCTCGATCCTTCGGCGCGCTGATGCTGCTCTGGCGGTGTCGATGAGTGGCTCTGGTCCGAGCATGTTCGCGTTGTTCGCAGATCATGAGGCCGCTACCCGGGCTCAGCAGCAGCTGGCCGCTGCCCTGGAGGCTGCTGGCTTTGCGTTCTGGGTGTGCCGTTGCACGGGCTCTGGTGCCACGCTGGTCTGAACGCATCCCCATGCACCCCGCGTGAGTGAGACCCAAAGCGACAGCCAAGACCTCGCCAGTGCTCAGCAGACGAGCGAAGGTCAGATCTCCCAGAGGCCGCGCAAGGGTCCGATCAGCTTCTTGAGCGGTTCGTTGACGAGCTTTGGTTTGGGCTGGCTTGCTCTGCAGTTGGCCGGCAAGGTCGTCGGCTACTACGCCGAGCATCCTCCCCATTACGAAGCCGGCTTTGCTCAGAGCATCGCGGTGTTCCTGAAGACCTTGGCGGTCGGCATGAGCTTTCTGGCGACGTTCACCTTTGCCTTTGTTGGCTTGGGGTTGTTTCTGACATTTATCCGCAGCCTCTTACCGGGTTGGAAACAAGCCGAAGAAACCCCCTAGCCTCTGGTCACGGGCTGCCCCTCCTCGTCATGACCGGCCACGACCTGCAGCTGCTGGTGCTGCTCCTTTCACCAGGAATGCTGTTGTCGGTGTTGTTATTGCTGACCTTCGCCGCAGGCGGTTGAGATAGGTTGGCCCCACCCCGGTCCAGTGCCGGACCCGCTTTTCAACCGTGGCAGAGACCCTTCTCTTCAACGCCCTGCGTGAGGCCATCGACGAAGAGATGGCCCGTGATCCCCATGTCTGCGTGATGGGGGAAGACGTCGGCCAATACGGCGGTTCCTACAAGGTCACAAAGGATCTCTACGACAAGTACGGCGAACTGCGGGTCCTGGATACCCCGATTGCTGAGAACGCCTTCACCGGCATGGCGGTTGGTGCTGCCATGACGGGCCTTCGCCCCATCGTCGAAGGCATGAACATGGGCTTCCTGCTGCTCGCGTTCAACCAGATCTCCAACAACATGGGGATGCTGCGCTACACCAGCGGCGGCAACTTCACGATCCCGTCTGTGGTCCGTGGCCCTGGCGGTGTGGGCCGTCAACTTGGTGCTGAGCACAGCCAGCGGCTTGAGGCTTATTTCCACGCGGTGCCTGGCATCAAGATCGTGGCGGTCAGCACCCCGACGAACGCCAAGGGCCTAATGAAGGCGGCGATCCGAGACAACAACCCCGTTCTCTTCTTCGAGCACGTTCTGCTCTACAACCTCTCTGAAGAGATCCCTGAGGGCGACTACACCTGTGCCTTGGATCAGGCCGACTTGGTCAAGGAAGGCAGCGACGTCACGATCCTCACCTACTCCCGCATGCGCCACCACTGCCTCAAGGCCGTGGAGCAGCTGGAAAAGGAGGGTGTGAGCGTTGAGCTGATCGACCTGATCAGCCTGAAGCCCTTTGACATGGAGACCATCTCCCGCTCGATTCGCAAGACCCACAAGGTCTTGGTGGTCGAGGAATGCATGAAGACTGGTGGCATTGGCGCCGAGTTGCTCGCTCTGATCACCGAGCACTGCTTCGACGATCTCGATGCACGCCCCATCCGCCTGTCCTCCCAGGACATCCCGACTCCTTACAACGGCACCCTCGAAAATCTGACGATCATTCAGCCGCATCAGATCGTGGAAGCGGCCAAAGCGCTTAAGGCTGGCCAGGTCTGAGATGGCACGTCAACAGGGGTGGTTTGCCCTGATCCTGGCCCTGGCTTTTGCCGCCGGAGCCGTTCTGACCTCTTTCCCACTGCAATTGGGCCTTGACCTGCGTGGTGGCAGTCAGCTGACCCTGCAGGTCATGCCAGCTGGCGCGATTAAGCGCGTCCAGAGCGAGCAATTGGAGGCTGTCAAGGACGTGCTGGACCGCCGCATCAATGGCCTCGGGGTGAGTGAATCCACCCTCCAGACCATCGGTGACGATCAGCTGCTGCTGCAACTACCTGGCGAGCAGGATCCCAGCCGTGCCGCCAAGGTTCTGGGTACCACGGCCCTTCTTGAATTTCGCGCTCAGAAGCCGGGCACTGAACAGCAGATGAGCGGTCTGCTGAAGCTCAAGCGCCAGGCCCAAGCCGTACTGAATTTGCGTCGCTCCAAGGATCAGGATCAAGCGAAGGCGGCTGACCTGGATGCGGACGGTCTGGCACAGCTTCTGAGTGAAGCTGGGGTCAGCGCCCCGGCGGGTAGCAGTGAGATCGATCAGTTGGAGCTCCTTCTGGCCGCGGTCAACACCAAAATCGTTGACCTCTTCGAGCCCGCTGCTCTCACCGGTAAGGACCTCACCGGAGCTGGTCGGCAGCAGAACCAGGCCGGCAGCGCCTGGGATGTGACGTTGAGCTTCAACACCGAGGGTGGCCGCAAATTCGCCCAACTCACCCAAAGCATTGCTGGCAGCGGTCGTCTGCTGGGCATCGTTCTCGACGGCCGCTCCATCAGCGAAGCCAGTGTTGGTCCTGAGTTCAAGCCCGCCGGCATCAGCGGAGGTGCTGCAAGCATCACGGGCAACTTCAGCGCTGAAGAGGCCCGGGACCTTGAGGTTCAGCTCCGAGGCGGCTCACTGCCGTTGCCGGTCGAAGTGATCGAGCAGCGCACCATTGGTGCCACGCTCGGTAGTGAGAACGTCCAACGCAGCCTGCAGGCGGCTCTCCTCGGTCTGGCCCTGGTGGCCGTCTTCATGGTGGTTGTTTACCGCTTGCCTGGCGCGGTCGCCGTCGTGGCCTTGGCGCTCTACGCCCTGTTCAACCTGGCGATGTATGCCCTGATTCCGGTCACCCTCACGTTGCCTGGGATCGCCGGTTTCATCCTCTCGGTTGGTATCGCTGTTGATGCCAACGTGCTGATCTTTGAGCGGGTCAAAGAGGAATTGCGGCGCGGGAATACCCTGATTCGCTCGATTGATGCGGGCTTCTCGCTGGCCTTCTCCTCAATCCTGGATGGCCATATCACCGGCCTGATCAGTTGCGTGGCCTTGTTTGCTCTGGGAACGGGTCTGGTTAAGGGCTTTGCGGTGACATTGGGCATTGGTTTGGTGCTCAGCCTCTTCACTGCGCTGACCTGCACCCGCACCCTGTTGCGGCTGTTGATGGGCTATCCCGCCCTCCGCCGTTCCACCAACTTCCTGCCCCAGTCTCAGCTTCCCGCCCAGGCCTCCTGATGTCCGACCCCTCGACCGCCGTGGCCGCCCCCGCTCCCCGCTTTCGCATCAGCCGCATCCGCCGTCAGGGCTGGCTGGCCTCCGCTTTGGCGGTTCTGCTGAGCCTGGTCGGCATGGCTCTGTGTTGGAGCAACCCTCGCATCGCAGCTCCCCTGAAGCCCGGTTTGGACTTCACCGGTGGTACTCAAGTGGAGATCCAGCGCACTTGCGGCGGTGCTGACTGCTCTGGTCTCAAGGCCGCCGACGTTCGTCAACAGTTGCGTTCGCTCACGCTGCCGGAGGTGGCAGGACAAGCCGCTCCTCAGCTGTCGAATGCAGGTGTTCAGGTCTTGGATCGCGGTCGTTCTGTCGATCTGCGTTTGCCGGATCTTGAGCCTGAACAGACCCGCGCCCTGATCCAGGGCCTGGTTCCAGTGATCGGCACGGTCGATCCGCAGCAGGTCTCGATTAACACCATCGGCCCCACCCTTGGTTCTCAGCTGCTCAAGGGCAGCTTGATTTCCCTGTTGGTCAGTTTTGCGGCGATCGCGGCTTACATCAGCTTCCGCTACGACGGGGTGTTTGCGGGCCTGGCCCTGCTTTGCCTCGCCCACGACATCGTGATCACCTGTGGGGTCTTTGCTTGGCTTGGTTTGATCAGTGGCATCGAAGTGAATTCCCTCTTTGCCGTGGCTCTGATCACCGTGGCGGGCTACTCGGTGAATGACACGGTGGTCGTCTTTGACAGGATCCGAGAGCAAAAACGCGCGCTGCAGGGTCTGACACTGCTTGAGCAGGTCGATGCAGCTGTTGATGCCACCTTGACCCGCTCTCTGTACACCTCCTTCACCACCCTTTTGCCTCTGGTGTCGTTGCTCCTCTTTGGCGGCAGCAGCTTGTTCTGGTTTGCCGTGGCCCTGACCATCGGCATCGGGGTCGGCAGCTGGTCGAGTATTGGGATTGCTCCGACCCTGCTGCCCGTGCTCTCCCGACGATGACGCGTCGCATTCCCTGGGCCCCACTCCTTCTCGCCGCCATTGCCCTTTGGGATCTGCGCTCTGAACTGAAGCTCCTCGCTGAGCATTTCACCTGGATCAGCTTGCTAGCGATACCCCGCTTTCACTTTTTGGCGGTGACCGTGCTCTTGCTGACCCCGACCCTCATGCGTCAATCCCGTCAGCCGCAGCGCTGATCAGGTCCAACGGTCCATGACCTGCTCCACCAGCACCCGTTGGGAGAAGACCTGGAGCACGACCACAAGTGGCAGGGCAAGCAGCACCCCGGGCAAGCCCAGCAATGCCCCCAGGCTGAGTTGGGCCATGAGGGCCACGGTGGGCAAGAGGTTGACCGTTCTGCTGAGCAACAGCGGGGTGAGTAGGAAGGCCTCCCCGTTTTGCAGCACCAAGCGCAGCACGATGACTTGAACGGCCAGGGTTGGCGAGATCAACAGGGAGACCGCCACAGGCAACAGGCTTGCCAGGGTCGGTCCGATGGTGGGGACAAAGGTGAGCAGGCCGCAGAGCAGCCCGCTCAAGAGGGCCAATGGCACCTTGAGGGCGGCCAGTCCAGCCCAGGTCAGCAGGAAGACCGCCGATGCCGAGAGGGTCATCCCCGCCAGCCAGCCCCCCAAGGCCTGGCGGCTCTCGGTGAGGAGGTTCTGGACCAAAGCGCGGCTGTGGGCGGGCGTCAGGGCCAGGACCAGACGCTGATGACTGCGTGGATCGAGCACCAAGAGAATCGCCAGCAGACCCATCAACAGCAACAGAACCGTTCCACTGGCGGCGCCACCGGCGAAGCCAAGCAGTTGGGCGCCAATCGGCTGCAGCTTGTCGATGGTGATCAGCTCGGAGAGTCGACCACCTAGTCCTTCCAAAACGCTGACACCGCCGAGCAGTTCGGCCAGCCGCGCAATTAAGGCCGGAACCAGTTGGGTCAACTGGTTGAGCTGCTCCAGCAGTTCAGGCAGCAGCAGCTCTGCGAGTTGCCAGCTCAGCAGGCCCAGAACCATCAAGACCAGTAGCAGGGCCAGCGGACGGCTCAAGCGGACCACCCTGCGCAGCCAGCTCACCGGCACATCCAGGGCCACGGCCAGCACCACTGCGCCAAACAGCACCATCAGCACCCAACGCAGTTGCCAGGCGAGGAGCCCAAGGACCACCAGGGAGAGCAGCAGCAGCAAACTGCGTGGTGTCATGGCCGCCCACCCACAGGGAGCTCCCAGCCGTTGAGGACGTCCTGGATCAGTACCTCTCGCACGACAACCTGCAGGCAGACCGCCATGGGCAGCGCCAAGAGCAGACCGAGAGGACCAAAGATGACCGTGAAGAGGAACTGAGCGATCAAGGTCAGCCCAGGCAACAACTTCACCTGGTGGTGCATCACCGAAGGGGTGATCAGGTAGCTCTCGATGTGTTGGATCACCACATAGAGCAGCAAGACCAGTAGTGCTTTGACGGGTGAATCGAGCAGCGCGACCGACATCGGAAAGACCGTGCTCAGGGTTGGTCCGACGTTGGGAATGATGTTCAACAGACCTGCCAAAAGAGCATTGGCCGCCACCAATTTCACCCCCAATAGCGAGAGGCCAATGGCGGCCAACACACCGACGCAGAGCGAGCTGATTAGTACTCCGGCCATCCAGCTGCTCAGGGCCTCGCCACAAAGCGAGAGCACGTCTCGGAATCGCCGCCGGTAAAAAGACGGGACCATCAGGACCGCAATCTCCCGATAGGCAGTGGGTTGGATTGCCACCATCAAGCTGACGGCGATCACAAAGAACAACTCCAACAAGCCACTTCCGAGGTTCCCGGCAATCCCCAGCAGTTTCAGCAGTCCTTCCGTTGGATCAAGGCTTCCGGAGCCCTGGTTTTGCCAGCTCTGCTGTAACCATTGCAGCGCCTCACGTCCATAGAGCATCTGACTGCTCTGATCGAGGCTCCTGCGCAGGAGCTGCACGGCCAACTGCAGAGCCGCCGGCAGCTGGATCAGCAGTTCTTGGAACTGCGCGATGAAGGGGGGAATGACGACGGCAATGGTGACCACAGCCACCAGCAGCAAGCCGCTGAGGCTGACCAGAAGCGCCAGCGGACGGCTACATCGCAGACGTTCTTGGGCTACACCCACCAGGGTGCAGACCGCCATGGCGAGCACCACAGCGGCAAAGACAAGGACGAGGACCTCTCGCAGGCTCCACAGCAGTAGCAGCGCCACTGCCGTGGCCATTACTCCGAGCCACTGGCCGAATCTCAAAAGGGGAGGCCAACTCGTGTTGTTTTAGCGCCGATTACGGCGATTGAATTCAGTTGGCGTCCCCTTCGCCAGCCTCATCCTTGTTCTTCTGGGCAAAGCCAAGGTCATTGGCCTGGGCATAGCGCTCGGCGAAGCGCATGAACCGCTCGAAATCTTCGGTGGTTTTCCAGGTGTAAGTCGCTTCCAGAGCCGCGGGCTTGCCGTTCACGAACTTCGCGTTCACATCACGGGTCACCATCTGACCTTCTTCGTCGATCAGGTACATGCCACCAATGTCAGCCATGCTCTCGGGCGAGAGGGCCTGGGGCTGATCGAAGACAAAAATCGCCTGGCCAGTGCGGCCATCGCGAGAACGAGTCATACGGATATCGGGCACGACCGGCTCGTCCACACCGGGGAAAAACTGGATCGCGGCCATCGCCCGTCTTCGCAAAGGCTGATCCTAGTGATGATGCTCAGGCGATCTGGCTGCGGCTCCGCTGTTGATGAGTCGTTCGGCGGCTTCCGCCGCGGTCAACCCTGCCAAATCCATCCGTTCGCGTTGGCTGGCTTGCTCAGCCTGGCCATGCCCCTCGAGCTCATGGTCGTAGCAGCGGTCGTAGTAATCGAGCATCTGGGCACAGGCCCCATGCCAGTCACGCTCTGCGATTGCATCGAGGGCTGTCTTCGTGCGTTGGGGACCGAGGCGCCGAGCGATCCGCTGGGTTGCATCGGCTAAGGCCTCAGGATCTTGGACGCCATAGACGGCCACGAGCTGATCCAGGCGCTCTTCAACGGGTCTGGTGATCTCCAGAAGCGGTGCTTTTTGCATCTGTCGCCAAAGCCCGGCTGGAATTCGGCAGCGTCCAACTTGAATGCTCTCCGCTTCGAGCCAAATCTGCGCTGCCGATCGCTGCTGCTTGAGGACCGCGGCGATCCGATTCTCAAAATGCTCTGTGCTCGGTTGGGGAGGAAGGCCCAAGCCTCCGAAGCTGCTGCCGCGGTGATGGGCTAGCCCCTCGAGATCCACGACGGCGACCCCTTTCTTCGCCAGCTCAACCAACACATCAGTCTTTCCCGTACCCGTTCTCCCGCCCAGAAGCTGAATGGGCCATGGCTGCTCCATCAGCTCGAGAACCCAGCGTCGATAGCTCTTGTAGCCGCCTTCGAGCACCACAGCGTGCAGATCGAGGGTTTCAGCGAGCCAGGCCATGCTCCCCGAGCGCATTCCGCCTCGCCAGCAGTGGATCCTGAGGGGCTGGCCTGGGCAACGGCTACCCAACTGCTGCAACGTCTTCCCCAAGGGCGCCAGCTTTGGCCCCACCAGGGAAAGCCCCAATTGAACAGCAGCCGTTCGCCCCTGTTGCTTGTAGGTCGTTCCGACCTCGGCTCGCTCGAGGTCGCTGAACAGTGGCAGGTTCTGGGCACCAGGGATGTGGCCCTTTTCAAATTCCGCTGGAGCGCGGACATCCACCACAGGTCCTTGGCTTTGCAAGAAGGCCTCGATGGATTGCCGTTCGGCCATGGCGTTGATCCTGGTTGGGCTCTTGCCGCTATGCGACTGCAATGCCTGACATAGTGGGCCAACGCTGTCAGGCCAGCGTCAGGTCAGCCCTTTTCCATGCTCTCCGGACCACCCGTCACCACCACGCTCAGCGCTGACCAGTTGATTGAGCGCTTTCTCAGCAGCGCTCCTCGTCAGCGCCGCACCTTGCTGCCGCAAGTCCTCAAGCGCAGCAGCGAGTGTCGTCCCTTGATTGCCGATCAGATCGATCGCTGGGATGCCACGGGCGATGACTGGGCCTGCGGTTGCTTGATTCAGCTGTTGGTCTCGCAAGACGATGCTCTGGCCCAGGCCTTCTGGGCCCGCTATCCAGACGGTTGGCTAGCGGTGACCAGCGGTCAGGGGCTGGATTACGTCCCTTTGCAGCTGGCGTTAATCCGCCAGGACTTTGAAGAAGCGGATCGGCTGACAAGCGAGCACCTTCGTCAGTTGGCCGGACCCGCCGCCGAAAAGCGGGGGTACGTCTACTACTCCGAGGTGCCGCCGATGGCCGCCGTTGATCTCGAAGGCCTCGACCGTCTGTGGGTGACCTACTCCCAAGCCCGCTTTGGTTTCTCCGTCCAACTGCGCCTTCTGCGCAGCCTGGGTAACCGCTGGGAGCAGCTCTGGCCGCGGATTGGCTGGAAGCAAGCGGGAATTTGGACCCGATACCCCAAAGCCTTTACCTGGACCCTGGAAG is a genomic window of Synechococcus sp. A10-1-5-1 containing:
- a CDS encoding GUN4 domain-containing protein codes for the protein MLSGPPVTTTLSADQLIERFLSSAPRQRRTLLPQVLKRSSECRPLIADQIDRWDATGDDWACGCLIQLLVSQDDALAQAFWARYPDGWLAVTSGQGLDYVPLQLALIRQDFEEADRLTSEHLRQLAGPAAEKRGYVYYSEVPPMAAVDLEGLDRLWVTYSQARFGFSVQLRLLRSLGNRWEQLWPRIGWKQAGIWTRYPKAFTWTLEAPEGHMPLVNQLRGVRLMDALLSHPGVQQRVPS